One genomic region from Salvia hispanica cultivar TCC Black 2014 chromosome 2, UniMelb_Shisp_WGS_1.0, whole genome shotgun sequence encodes:
- the LOC125206454 gene encoding putative late blight resistance protein homolog R1A-10 — MIKTVGTFFCAKAFAQQGCPSELEEVGRKIVKKCKGLPLAIVVIGGLLRESPKSQEYWEKIAKEKHLVLDSVEGYKPLNILYLSYTYLPLCLKLCVLYLGICADYGLEMTELIKLWVAEGFIKQNKTRSLEEVAEGYIDDLVHRSLLFRTPLIVYRKMVKYSIHDLVRDLCMRISEKESLLCVERDQNGKRHVAVDKRSAMLYTRETVSHHRPIISRERWAAGRLRVLVRDIRRIDYTYPEVNSRLLYHEADKDDEYSDINPHDYWSVTYELSSPISLLWSLQTIIVTEISDVVAPSEIWEMPQLRHIDISSVSIPSPAPSSDAVVLHYLQTLRDVEDLVFTEDVCKRIPNVKELEISHYFHERGEASSRYHLHDVGRFDKLEKLVYSCNSLEFLEGSSRNLRLPSSLRELQLNDCKLDSCDVKILADSYTFPVLERLSLQSLSNFEEIPSAIGEIPTLKRISMYDCRESACISAVNILEEKEESFEHFGLRVEIKFSKESDAEMLGEKVEFGSKNLLISGFR; from the exons ATGATAAAAACAGTTGGGACCTTTTTTTGCGCCAAGGCATTTGCACAACAAGGCTGCCCTTCTGAATTGGAGGAAGTTGGGAGGAAAATCGTCAAGAAATGCAAAGGACTTCCACTGGCAATCGTGGTGATTGGGGGCCTTCTTCGAGAATCACCCAAGTCACAAGAATACTGGGAAAAGATTGCTAAAGAGAAGCACTTGGTTCTTGATTCAGTAGAGGGCTACAAACCATTGAACATTCTGTACTTGAGCTATACGTACTTGCCACTTTGCTTGAAACTGTGTGTTCTTTACCTGGGAATATGTGCAGACTACGGCCTTGAAATGACCGAACTCATCAAACTTTGGGTGGCCGAGGGTTTCATAAAGCAGAATAAAACCCGAAGTTTGGAAGAAGTTGCAGAGGGCTACATAGACGACCTTGTCCACCGAAGTCTCCTCTTCCGCACTCCTCTCATAGTATACaggaaaatggtaaaatacaGCATTCACGATCTCGTGAGAGACTTATGCATGAGGATAAGTGAGAAAGAGAGCCTTTTATGTGTCGAACGAGACCAAAACGGGAAGCGTCACGTTGCAGTTGATAAAAGAAGTGCAATGTTGTACACCAGAGAAACAGTATCACATCATCGTCCAATCATATCCCGTGAAAGATGGGCAGCAGGGCGGCTAAGGGTGTTGGTTCGCGACATCCGTCGCATTGACTACACTTATCCCGAAGTGAACTCCCGCCTTTTGTACCATGAAGCAGATAAGGATGACGAATATAGCGACATTAACCCTCATGATTATTGGTCGGTTACTTACGAGCTTTCTTCACCGATATCACTACTTTGGAGTCTGCAGACTATCATTGTCACTGAAATCTCAGACGTTGTGGCACCGTCTGAGATTTGGGAGATGCCGCAGCTTAGGCATATCGATATATCATCTGTCAGTATTCCCAGTCCGGCTCCTAGTAGCGACGCTGTTGTTTTGCATTACCTACAGACACTTCGTGATGTGGAGGACTTGGTTTTCACTGAGGATGTCTGCAAGAGAATACCCAATGTTAAGGAACTGGAGATTTCTCATTATTTCCATGAACGTGGTGAGGCGAGTTCTCGCTACCATCTCCACGATGTTGGTCGGTTCGACAAGCTTGAGAAGCTCGTGTACTCTTGCAATAGCTTGGAGTTTCTAGAAGGTTCCTCACGGAACCTCAGGCTCCCGAGTTCCCTCAGGGAGTTGCAGTTGAATGACTGCAAGCTTGACTCATGTGATGTGAAGATTCTTG CAGACAGCTATACTTTTCCTGTGTTAGAGAGGCTTTCACTTCAATCATTATCCAATTTCGAAGAGATTCCTTCAGCCATCGGAGAGATTCCAACACTGAAGAGAATCTCAATGTATGATTGCAGAGAATCTGCTTGCATATCAGCAGTTAACATTCTAGAGGAGAAGGAGGAGAGCTTTGAGCATTTTGGGCTTCGAGTTGAGATCAAGTTCAGTAAGGAGAGTGATGCAGAAATGCTGGGGGAAAAAGTCGAATTCGGTAGCAAAAATCTTCTCATCTCTGGCTTCCGTTGA
- the LOC125204254 gene encoding uncharacterized protein LOC125204254 produces MAATLSSFRLPTVATTAIPHPPKPDPNRRSNNWWAPILGWSAEPDYITNQNSDPAAESRRISADKILFRGCFTEQKAKELRKKTIETTTFHDIMYHSAIASRLASDLSGRAEDR; encoded by the coding sequence ATGGCCGCTACATTGTCCTCCTTCCGCCTCCCCACCGTCGCCACCACCGCCATCCCCCACCCACCGAAGCCCGATCCGAACCGCAGATCCAACAATTGGTGGGCGCCCATCCTCGGCTGGTCCGCCGAGCCCGACTACATTACCAACCAAAACTCCGATCCCGCTGCCGAATCGAGGCGGATCTCGGCCGACAAGATCCTCTTCCGCGGCTGCTTCACGGAGCAGAAGGCGAAGGAGCTGCGGAAGAAGACGATCGAGACGACGACGTTTCACGACATTATGTACCATTCCGCCATCGCCTCCCGCCTCGCCTCCGATCTGTCCGGCCGCGCCGAGGATCGTTGA
- the LOC125203588 gene encoding 26S proteasome regulatory subunit 8 homolog A-like has product MATAAIGVRQVDEPKPNHQQGAASGGEGLRQYYQQSIQDLQLSVRQKDHDLQRLEAQRNDLNARVRSLKEELQLLQEPGSYVGEVVKVMGKSKVLVKVHPEGKYVVDIDKSIDITKITPSTRVALRNDSYVLHLVLPSKVDPLVNLMKVEKVPDSTYDMIGGLDQQIKEIKEVIELPIKHPELFESLGIAQPKGVLLYGPPGTGKTLLARAVAHHTDCTFIRVSGSELVQKYIGEGSRMVRELFVMAREHAPSIIFMDEIDSIGSARMESGSGNGDSEVQRTMLELLNQLDGFEASNKIKVLMATNRIDILDQALLRPGRIDRKIEFPNPNEESRCDILKIHSRKMNLMRGIDLKKIAEKMNGASGAELKVCLGVLVTLELYPFE; this is encoded by the exons ATGGCGACGGCGGCGATAGGCGTTCGGCAGGTCGATGAACCAAAGCCGAACCACCAACAAGGCGCTGCTTCCGGCGGCGAGGGCCTCCGCCAGTATTATCAGCAGAGTATTCAGGATTTGCAGCTGTCGGTACGCCAGAAAGATCACGATCTCCAGCGCCTCGAAGCTCAGCGCAATGACCTTAATGCTCGAG TGAGATCATTAAAGGAAGAGTTGCAGCTTCTTCAGGAGCCTGGATCGTATGTTGGTGAAGTTGTCAAAGTTATGGGAAAATCAAAGGTCCTTGTTAAG GTCCATCCCGAGGGCAagtatgtagttgacattgaCAAGAGCATCGATATCACTAAGATTACACCTTCAACAAGGGTTGCTCTACGTAATGATAGCTATGTGCTCCACTTGGTCCTGCCTAGTAAAGTTGATCCGTTGGTGAACCTAATGAAAGTTGAGAAAGTTCCAGATTCCACTTATGACATGATTGGTGGTCTTGACCAGCAAATTAAAGAGATAAAAGAG GTGATTGAGCTTCCAATCAAGCACCCAGAATTGTTTGAAAGTCTAGGAATAGCCCAACCAAAG gGAGTGTTGCTATATGGTCCTCCTGGAACTGGCAAGACGCTGCTGGCAAGGGCAGTGGCTCACCATACTGACTGCACTTTCATCCGAGTTTCGGGCTCTGAGCTAGTTCAGAAGTACATTGGTGAAGGATCTAGGATGGTTAGAGAACTCTTCGTCATGGCCAG AGAGCATGCTCCATCCATCATCTTCATGGATGAAATTGATAGCATTGGATCTGCTCGTATGGAATCTGGAAGTGGAAATGGGGATAGTGAGGTTCAGCGAACTATGTTGGAGCTTCTTAATCAACTTGATGGCTTTGAAGCCTCTAACAAGATAAAA GTACTGATGGCTACCAATAGAATTGACATTCTGGACCAAGCTCTTCTTAGGCCTGGAAGAATTGATAGGAAGATTGAGTTCCCAAATCCCAATGAAGAG TCCCGGTGTGATATCTTGAAGATTCATTCAaggaaaatgaatttaatgCGAGGAATTGATCTAAAGAAGATCGCCGAGAAGATGAATGGAGCATCTGGTGCAGAACTTAAGGTATGCCTCGGTGTTTTGGTTACATTAGAGCTTTACCCCTTTGAATGA
- the LOC125204772 gene encoding uncharacterized protein LOC125204772: protein MKIVVLLLLSATFQIALSRTRDGQIPNGNFEYGPKPSQMKGTKVTDPHSIPHWETTGYVEYIKSTQKQGDMVLVVPEGASAVRLGNAATIKTKVKVAKGMFYAISFSASRTCAQEQTLMVSISQNSQPKDWGIWPIQTVYSCDGWDSYSWGFRANSNDMEILIHNPGLDKDPACGPLIDSVALKALPKPIRQKGNLLRNGNFEEGPYIFPNSSWGVLIPPTLKDANSPLPCWMIESLKAVKYIDSDHFRVPEGKRAVELVAGRESAIAQLVRTTPGKTYDLVFSIGDAKNSCEGSMMVEAAAGRDIMQVPYQSKGTGGFKRAKLRFKAVSSRTRVRFLSAYYHMKSDNSGALCGPVVDDLRLVSVRNPGRA, encoded by the exons ATGAAGATAGTAGTGCTACTGCTACTCTCAGCAACTTTCCAAATCGCATTATCGAGAACTCGTGACG GTCAAATACCAAATGGAAACTTCGAGTACGGCCCAAAACCGTCGCAAATGAAAGGTACGAAAGTGACGGACCCGCATTCCATCCCACATTGGGAAACAACAGGCTACGTGGAATACATAAAATCGACGCAAAAGCAAGGCGACATGGTGCTGGTGGTGCCGGAGGGAGCCTCAGCCGTGCGGCTGGGCAATGCGGCCACCATCAAGACGAAGGTGAAGGTGGCCAAAGGAATGTTCTACGCCATCTCATTTAGTGCATCTAGGACTTGTGCACAAGAGCAGACATTGATGGtctcaatttcacaaaatagTCAACCCAAAGACTGGGGAATTTGGCCCATCCAAACCGTCTACAGTTGTGACGGTTGGGATTCCTATTCTTGGGGATTCCGGGCCAACTCTAATGACATGGAGATCTTGATCCACAATCCGGGTTTGGACAAAGACCCGGCTTGTGGCCCACTTATTGACTCCGTCGCACTCAAGGCCTTGCCCAAACCCATTAGACAAAAAG GCAACTTGTTGAGAAATGGAAACTTCGAGGAGGGTCCGTACATATTCCCCAACAGTAGTTGGGGGGTACTAATCCCTCCGACCTTGAAGGACGCGAACTCTCCTCTTCCCTGTTGGATGATTGAGTCCCTCAAGGCCGTCAAGTACATCGACTCTGACCACTTCCGTGTGCCTGAAGGCAAACGGGCGGTGGAGCTTGTGGCCGGAAGGGAGAGTGCCATCGCTCAACTAGTCAGAACTACGCCTGGAAAAACCTACGACCTCGTTTTCTCAATAGGCGACGCGAAGAACTCGTGCGAGGGGTCGATGATGGTGGAGGCAGCCGCGGGGAGAGATATCATGCAAGTTCCTTATCAATCAAAGGGGACCGGAGGGTTCAAGCGCGCTAAGCTTAGGTTTAAGGCCGTTTCGTCCCGAactagggttaggtttttgAGTGCATATTATCACATGAAGAGTGATAATTCGGGTGCATTGTGTGGACCGGTTGTTGATGATTTGAGGTTGGTTAGTGTGCGCAATCCGGGTCGGGCTTAG
- the LOC125207172 gene encoding serine-threonine kinase receptor-associated protein-like, whose amino-acid sequence MDKKKVVAPLICHGHSRPVVDLFYSPITPDGFFLVSSSKDSSPMLRNGETGDWIGTFLGHKGAVWSCCLDKHGLRVATASADFSAKLWDALTGDVLHSFEHKHIVRACSFSEDTHLLLTGGMEKVLRIFDLNSPDAPPRELENSPGSVRTLAWLHSDQTILGSCTDMGGVRLWDVRTGTIVRTLETKSSTTSVEVSQDGRYITTADGSTIKFWDANHFGLVKSYDMPCVMESASLEPKLGNKFIAGGEDMWVHLFDFHTGEEIGCNKGHHGPVHCVRFSPGGESYASGSEDGTVRIWQTGPFDHAEPESSAANGPSQGVKAVVNEVTRQMEKALIVDDKNKKQQLPTEGKATEAG is encoded by the exons ATGGACAAGAAGAAGGTGGTAGCTCCATTGATCTGCCATGGGCATTCTCGGCCCGTTGTCGACCTGTTCTACAGCCCGATAACGCCGGATGGTTTCTTCCTTGTTAGTTCCAGCAAGG atTCCTCACCGATGTTGAGAAATGGAGAAACTGGAGACTGGATTGGAACCTTTCTAGGACATAAAGGTGCAGTGTGGAGTTGCTGCCTGGACAAACATGGTTTGCGTGTAGCAACTGCATCAGCGGATTTTTCTGC GAAGTTGTGGGATGCACTAACTGGAGATGTTTTGCATTCGTTTGAGCACAAGCACATTGTTCGTGCTTGTTCCTTCTCAGAG GATACTCACTTGCTGCTAACTGGAGGGATGGAAAAAGTTCTTCgtatatttgatttgaatagTCCGGATGCACCACCCAGGGAACTTGAAAATTCTCCTGGTTCAGTTAGAACGCTTGCTTGGCTCCATAGCGATCAGACAATCTTAGGCTCTTGCACGGACATGGGTGGGGTGAG GTTATGGGATGTGAGAACTGGAACGATTGTTCGAACACTTGAGACAAAGTCTTCTACAACCAGCGTTGAAGTGAGTCAAGATGGCCGCTATATAACAACTGCTGATGGATCGACCATTAAGTTCTGGGATGCAAATCA CTTCGGTCTGGTCAAGAGCTACGACATGCCCTGTGTAATGGAGTCAGCCTCGTTGGAGCCGAAGCTTGGCAACAAGTTCATTGCAGGTGGAGAAGACATGTGGGTCCATTTATTCGACTTTCACACTGGAGAAGAAATCG GGTGTAACAAGGGGCACCATGGTCCGGTGCATTGTGTTCGTTTCTCACCTGGAGGTGAATCATACGCCTCTGGATCTGAAGATGGGACTGTTAGAATATGGCAGACCGGTCCGTTTGATCATGCTGAGCCGGAGAGTTCAGCTGCCAACGGACCTTCTCAGGGCGTGAAGGCTGTCGTGAACGAGGTTACACGACAGATGGAGAAGGCGCTTATTGTCGATGACAAGAACAAGAAACAACAACTGCCAACTGAGGGGAAGGCAACGGAGGCCGGTTAG